AGTGTTCGGCCTGCCCATAACTGTTAGGATGGCGAAGGAGAtcctcatttttttctttgtacatTGCAGTTACCtacaataacaaaatttaCATCTTTGCGGGATACAATGGCAATATAGACAAACATTTCAATGATCTCTACTGTTTCGATCCCGAACGAAACGTTTGGCGGCAGGTGACTCCACAAGGTCAAGCACCGCGGGCCAGACGGCGCCAATCATGCTTGGTGATTGGCAAACGAATGTATCTATTTGGTGGCACCTGGTACGTGCGTTGCACTGTTGCTCTTTAAAGAGACTCAGCCGATCCTCTATTATCCTCTACTTCTTTCATTTTAGTCCCACAAACAATGGCGATCCATCATCATTTGATTATAGCGATACGCACGTGCTTGATTTTGAACCAAGCTTGTGCACTTTGGCCATCATAAAAGTTCTGGAATACAGACTCGATGTTACAAGTTTACCTCAGGACATCAGGTATTGCAGTGAGGAAAGATATTTCCTGAATGAGCCATACTAACACTacgcatgttttttttctttcagaaTCGAAATACGAAACATGTCTACACCAAACAAAATCGGACGATCTCTAAACAAAGGTTGAACGAAGgatgcaaacacaaaaagacGAAGATAACGAACTGCCAGCAAAACACTATAGGAAATATTACATTTGGTTCGTTCCGTATTGAAAATACCATCAAGTCATTAATGAATTTGGCGCAAGTAAAATACACGTGTGTAAATTAAGTGAATTTATTTCTGGtcaaataaatttgttgaaatTATAACAGTTTgccatcggtttttttttgtttgaacacATATGAATGGCTttgaattttgcaaataatacACACTTTCCTGTGGAAGAATATGTGTCCACGATCTTACAACGGCTACCGAGCTGAGCTGACTTTCACGAGTCCCTTTCTTGCTTATGTTCACGTGTCCCTCCGAATTCCCTTTAAAATTGTTACAATAATTGTGCACAAAATATGTTGCATCAGCGCAGTAACAGTGATAAAATCCTTCTGATTATTGTGCATACCGGAAATAACATTTTGAAATCACAATCAGCAATAATTAGGTGTATTGAAAAGTCGGTTGTTTCAAGATGTATATAGGTAAACAAAAGGGGTGGCGCGTATGGTGGGACCGGACGACGTTGGCTGTCAAAATGCTTTGTGCGTAATGAAGTCATCGCTTGACAGCCAGTTTTCGATTTACCATTGTTCGGGCTTGGAAAGTGTTTCGGGAGCAAAGAGGTAAAATGCGTAATTTTCACGAGAATCAAAAGCTTTCGAGCGGTAGAAGTGGTAAAATATAGTAAATGGCATGCTTCTGTAGCAGTGTCGATTGAATTCAGCACTCGGGGTGCGTTATTCAAGCGCGTAAAGCTACGATTTGTGGTGCGTGGATCGACCCGAAGAAAAAGTCATTTGGAAAAGAATGGAAcggaagaaaggaagaaggCAACAGTGGAAATACACGATTCGTCGaaaaaatgtgcaataaatGGAGCCTTTCATTTTGGAATATTTGCCGCTCATGAAAAGAGGGGGTTCGAATAAAACGCtgattttgtggttttgcgtTTGAGGGATGTGCATGTGCGCTGCAAATGCAGTACATTTCTCAGTTGTTTTCGCTGTCGtcagcagttttttttgttggtacaaTTAGCGTAATATGCATGTGTGTACAAAAATATACTTTTTGCCCAAGAAGCACCGTTTTTGCTGCATCGGTGAAAAACGATGATCGAAATGCGTTTACCCGTTAGGAAATTCTCCAAAGTGGAGAAGTGAAGTAAAAACAAGGACTGCGAGGAAGAAAAGTGTCTCTTGCCATCGTGATGGCATGTGGTGTAGTGGAAAATTTTCtacgtgatttttttttttttgaataatacCCTAGAGTATGGAACCCCTAGAACGTAGTAAGCCAGACTAGTGACTTGACGACGGCGGATGCCGCGTGGACAAACCTCTCACTTATTAGATTTGCTTGTAACAAAtcgagtgtgtgtatttatcgtccatttccttttccctACCTATTTCGTTTCAGGGGAGGAGGGCAAGCAGCAAACAATTCCgtcgtttatatttttgtttttgttcagcTTACACCGGacgttgtgtttcgttttttttttctccttcactTATCTGTCCAGTACGCGTTCGAAGGAGGTGTAAACGTGAAACATTGGAGTCCGTAGGAAATTGCGTTACCATTATTAGTAccacaacgcacacacaccgccCGTGTGTGTACTTTCGAAACGTGCAGCAAGCTTTCCGTTTTTCGTAACTCGCCAagaagaaggtggaaaatcAATAGCCGCCACTGCGCGCTACCCCAGCATTGGCGAAGTTTTCTGGGCACACGGTTCAGTGCGTTCGATAGTTGGTAGCATCAGTCCACAGGTGGCGGTTTCACGTGCTCTTGTGATCGCACGATCGCTCTCGCACCGCAAACATGTCGCAGATGGGCCGCGCCGTAAAGAACTTGGAACCGCCACGTCCACTGAAGTCAACGCTGAAGCAATCGCACGTCCATCTGCCGGTTTATGAAGTTCAATCAAGTAAGGTTCGCGACCGTAACCGGACTTTTTGGTATAGGACATTAACGTTTTTATCATTCATTCACAGTCGAGGAACTCATAACGCTGACGGAGAATGTGGCCGCTAGCCTGGCAAACGGCTGCAACAATGCGGATGGTGTAAACGCACTGCTGGCGAATCTGCGGCTACACGGGCCACAACTGGAGAATGTATCGAAAGATACGCTGGACCGTGCGTTGGTCATCTTCCGCAACGCGTCACAGGACGAACGGCTGAACATAATGACGCGATTGAATCTGTTGCAATTAATCGAGCTGCGCGCCAAATCCTGGCAGGTTTCTGATGGTGCAAACACCTACTACAAACACAAGGCAACAAATGTGGAGGTACGGTTGACGGCCACGGCGTAAAAAGGCGAtcggttttcttttataaCATTAAGGATTTCTACTTTCAGCCTGACATTTTGGCCGACCCGAACCTGCTGGGATCCTCCCCGCCGATGGGCCAAGCTGTGCCCGCGCTGGCACCGGGTGAGCTGATACGGACCTCTGGCAAATTCCCGAAGCCTACGAAGATACCCGGTAAAACGTACTGCAAGGACGAGATCGTGATTCGCAACGCTGATTCGGGAAAAGGTAAGAACAATTTCCTCCTATGGCGCCGGCACTCGCGTACTCCGCGAAATATGTCACAGGTTGTCCTTAGTTGAACTGGCCACTTGACGATTTTTGTATCTACATTTACTCCTCCGCCGTACGGACACACTTCCATCTCATCTGGTCCGTAAGTGATGGGAATCAAGGGACGTAGAGTTCATATGATTGAAGAACTGTCGGAAACTGTAATTTCGTTCCAAAGAGGTAAACGCTCCTTATCCGTTAGCCAATAACCAATCTCACACATGGCACTGGCGCGCCAGCCCAACACTAGCCCAGCACATGCGTGCGCGCGCGTCTTGTATTTTAATCGCCAATGCACCAACATGCTAAAATCACATTTCACCAAACCTCCTTCAAACGCCAATTTCGTGTGTACATTacattgtgtgtatgtgtgtttgtgatcaTTTAACTACATTGCTAGCTCCTAGTGGTTTGGTGTGCggtggcagcagcaccatGTTTTACCGGTTCCGTTTTATACCATTGACGGAATGTGAAGAAATGCATCAATTAACAAACCAACGACAAAATGTCCACTGTCATATAACCCTCCTCTGCTCGATGGATCTAGCACCATTCGTGTAATGAAAAACACATTGTAAAGGCACGCTCCAGCTTTTTCTGTCTTTAATATTGCTTTATcttttcctgtgtgtgtgtgtgcgtgttcgtAACATCCGTTGTCCAGGATACGGCATTAATGATTCGTTGAGTGTATTTTTTCAGTGGCTACCGGGGCAAAAGAACGGCTGGTTCAAATCACAGGTCCCAACGAGGAAAAAATCAAGTAAGTGTGTGTGGTCGAGGTGTGCGATGATTGatgattaaaatatgttctttCGTCTTGTTATGTGTTGGCAGTTATGCGAAACAGCTAATCGAAGACACAATTCGTCGTAACGCGTCCCCGGTACGTTTGGACAATTCCCAGGATGGATCCTGCAGTTCTCTAGCGTCATCCGGTTCGGATGAAACGGTCCCGAGAAAGGAGGCAGGATCGAACGCAAGCGCAAGAAGTGCCTTAGTTGGGGCCATGGCAGAAATGGCAGCTAGCAATGGTACGAACGGTATGGGGGGCTTCATACCCAACCAACAGTCAGGACCGGGCACGGTAACCGGGGCCCTCGGTCTGAATCTCAGTGGCTACTCACAGACGCCACCATCCTACACGCATCCGAAGCTGTCGCGCAACGGGTCGCAGAACAATGCGCAGCGCAACAGCGTCGGCAATGGTGGTTTGCTGCTGCACAGCTTCTCCACGAACGATGCGTCACTCGGCGAATACAAGTACACGGTGAACGTGGGTCAACATAACCTGAAAATAACTGGCGACTGTTTGGAGCTTGTGAAGGTGGGTCACCGCGAAAGAATCAACTCATGGGACAGACCCATACAAACAGCTCATCGCTAATTGGCTATTGTTGGTGTCTTGCAGGTGGCCAAACTAGTGCTCGATGATTATTTCAGCAGCAACGAATTTCTGGCCTCGGTAGACATGTGCTCAAGTTTCGATCTACCGAACACTCTCTCCTCGCCGGTGGGAACGATGCCTGGCCAGCATTCGCTCATCACCGGCACACCATTCGTCGACAGCGGTGTCGGTTTGAACAACATTGGCACCGCGGTCGGTGAGGTGGGCAACAGCATCGAGCTGGACGATGATgtgttcatcgtcgaagcggGTGCGGCCGGCTATAAGCCGAACGAAGTgcaaaccagcagcagcaatactACGATTTCAGCCAGCAACAATGGCCTGAGCCGGTCTCGTCGGAGCCATTTTTCGCGCAAGGATAGTGCGGGTGATGGGCTGAAGGAGACTACAGCGGCGGCAACCAAATTGGATACGAACGCAGGTACGCAGATAAAGGGTGTTTGCAACGTGCTTTTTCCTCTGGTGTTGGACGAATGAGACAGTTTTTTTACGTTGTTTCTCACacttttttcctccatttttgttgtgctaGTGAAACGTATCGAATATGAACGGCTGATTTACTACGCGAAGTCACCGTATTCGTGGGATTTGCCTGCTGACTGGAAGCGTATATGTGAAACTCTTCCTTATTTGGTAAAAAATAAGGTAAGAAGAGCGGCCACTACTACCGGGGAAGGTGTTGGTGCGGCCGAGGTGAAGGGAAAGCCCCACGTTACTAAAACCAATTCGCTCGAATGTTCCGCGCTTCACACTACTAACAACAAGGGTGCAAACGGTCAACAGTGTTGCGATGGCAACAACAACGTTTGCGGTAAAACTAATCGAAAACCATCATACTACCTCAACAAACACTTCCTGCAACGAAATTCCACCATGAGTGTAAGCAGCTTCGATATGGTGCCGGGTGGTTCCCTGCTTGGCAGCTACAAACCACCGGCCCATGCGTTCGTGACCAAACTGACTAACAACAACCATCTGCTGCACCAGCGGTACTCCTCATCGACTAATCTAACCGCATGCTCATCGACCGTTATTAACAGACCAATCGCTTCTGGGCGACTTTTGATACGATATAAGTCAACCAGTGACTAAAGTAAAAAGGAGCTATTCCGTCCGTTACCTTGATTAACAGTGATCTGAACTAGGCCTTATGCGAAACACTTGTATTACCAAAACTACATTACCTAAACGTTGATACAATCAGCACTAAGGATGTGATTAAAATTGGGTAGGAACTGGTGTAGTAATATTGATATCGAAAAACGAGcttccagtccgttcgtgagAAACATTAATGAACTGAACAATAACCTGGAATAGGGACAACACTGTACACATCATCACAAAACATAACCTTTTACTTCTTTTCCATTCACGTAAAGATACGATGTTGTGACTAACCTTAAGGCTTACGGtgaatgtttattaatttactgcattgtgtttgttttgtaagggCTTATCAATAGTATTGCTAATTGTTTctacttttgttttaaaggATATCGAAGATCAAAAGAATCGTTTTAACGGTGACCAATTTCtggaaatgaaaaagcaaGCAGCAAAGGACAGTAGTGTGCAGGGCAGCAATCAGCTCCCGGATGCAGGCGAAGCCGCTggcgaacaacaacaaccgaacaGTGATGGAGCAACCGGCACCGGAGATAACGGGGCCGTTGCCGATGCAACACAGATGGAAAAGGCCAGTGCATAGACATGGAGTAAATCCGTGGCATGCGAAACATAGACTTTGCTTCCCAGTGCAATTGAGTAACGTATTATTAACAGCAACACGGGGAAGAACAGTTCACAATCGGTCCGTTGTCGGCACATCGAACCAAGGACGACGAATTCGAATACTCTACGAAACGTTTTAGGTCCTCATCATATCGCGCGGTATtcgctctttctttttttttacgtccTATCAACAATATCATTTAGCTGCTAGCTTTTTACATTAAGCATTAACTAATCCTCTACTAACATGAACGAGattaataacttttttttaccttaTTTCACACAATATGATAAAAAGCCCCGTTTTGAAGGGCGCGCATCGATCGAGATTATTTTCCCGTTCTCTCTCTTGTGAACTTGTCAGTGAAGACATTCGATCGTTCGgtcggtttatttttttgttttttgttagctGAACGTTATGCGTCTAGAGCAATATATAAAGTGTACACGAATTTACGGGAGCTAATCACCCTAATAATACAGGTGTACCAAACACTTTACGAACTGGAAGAGCGTTCCGTGTTCAatcgagctttttttttgcttcgcaaTCTTAAGCTAACCACCGAGAAGGATGATAGTACGGTgttggggaggtttttttttcctttgtgctAAAGAAATGGACCCCAGCGCGCGGTACTATTCAGTGATATTTTCAAAATGTGGTTTTATATGccaaatattaataaaaaaaggaaaggcagAAGGCAAGTAGAAACACAACAATACAGAGGCGCAGAAAACCCGTGATAAAATAGATCGCAGAGACGACGAGAATACGTGTACTGACACCCATTAATATTTACCCTTTATTTATCAATTCTTTCATGCAAGCAAGCAAGAACCCTGCTGATCCGATTAGCAGATTAGCagtaataacaaacaaaaaaaaaatcattatgtGTATTAATAACTTTCTAGTCTCAGCGAAAGagggaagaacaaaaacagcgCATCGTGTTCCGACTCTCAATGCAATCAAAACTATTCGTTCGCATCTCATAATAATAACccacgacgacgatgatgaacTAAAAAACCGATAGGAATACGGTTTTGTGTTCTCATGTTCGCGCGCACGACGTGTCG
This Anopheles marshallii chromosome 3, idAnoMarsDA_429_01, whole genome shotgun sequence DNA region includes the following protein-coding sequences:
- the LOC128716315 gene encoding eukaryotic translation initiation factor 4E-binding protein Mextli, with protein sequence MSQMGRAVKNLEPPRPLKSTLKQSHVHLPVYEVQSIEELITLTENVAASLANGCNNADGVNALLANLRLHGPQLENVSKDTLDRALVIFRNASQDERLNIMTRLNLLQLIELRAKSWQVSDGANTYYKHKATNVEPDILADPNLLGSSPPMGQAVPALAPGELIRTSGKFPKPTKIPGKTYCKDEIVIRNADSGKVMGIKGRRVHMIEELSETVISFQRVATGAKERLVQITGPNEEKINYAKQLIEDTIRRNASPVRLDNSQDGSCSSLASSGSDETVPRKEAGSNASARSALVGAMAEMAASNGTNGMGGFIPNQQSGPGTVTGALGLNLSGYSQTPPSYTHPKLSRNGSQNNAQRNSVGNGGLLLHSFSTNDASLGEYKYTVNVGQHNLKITGDCLELVKVAKLVLDDYFSSNEFLASVDMCSSFDLPNTLSSPVGTMPGQHSLITGTPFVDSGVGLNNIGTAVGEVGNSIELDDDVFIVEAGAAGYKPNEVQTSSSNTTISASNNGLSRSRRSHFSRKDSAGDGLKETTAAATKLDTNAVKRIEYERLIYYAKSPYSWDLPADWKRICETLPYLVKNKDIEDQKNRFNGDQFLEMKKQAAKDSSVQGSNQLPDAGEAAGEQQQPNSDGATGTGDNGAVADATQMEKASA